The window GATGTTTCTGATGTAATTTGCTCATATTCGATGCCGGAAAAGGCGTATAATTATGAAATGCTGTGGCATCCACATAATGTTTTTTACCCATTTTTTCCAAGGCTGTTAAAATATAATCTGCATTCACCCAATCTTCAAAATTATGGTCATTAATCCAGATTTTTGTCTGTAATTCATCTTTATCTGACAAGTTGGAATGGAAATTTTCATAAGCCGCAACAACAGCAGCCATTTCCTGTTCGGGCGTGAGCATCATACCAGGATAGTCTTTGGGTAAATAATTAGGCTCATTTTGAATTGTAATGGCATAAATAGGGATACCTTCTGCTGCGTAGGCTTCAATGAACTTCCGGAAATAACCAGCCAAATGTTTTTCATAGCCGGATTTTAAGGTACCACCGATAAGAGTACCGGATGTCTTCATCCAGCCGGGCGGGCTCCAGCAGGCAGCAGTAAATTTGATCTCCTGGGGAGGATCTAAATTGGCAGCTACATCCGCAGTCAGTTTCAGCATGTCTACAATACCAAGATCAATATCCGGCTGTATGGAGAATTCAGCCTCCGAGTTATCCTGGTAGCTGTAAAATCCTTTAGGATGTGTAGAAACAGTGCGCCCGTCTGAGAAATCAGAGGTCCCGATTGTGATCCTGAACAAATTAAATCCCATGCCATGGTCTGGATCGATCAGTAGTTTCAAAATTTCCCGTATTTCTTCTTCACTTCTGTTTTTCTTGATTGCATACAGGGTGGTCGCTTCCAGAGATGTACCAATACCCAGCACGGTTTGATATGTTTTATCAGGATTCACCCGAATAACGGGACCAGATGGTTTCACAGCTTTTTTCCATTTTAACTCAGCTTGGCGGTCCAATTTATATCGGATCTCTGATGGATCTGGAGGATTGGTATACCAGACCGGCGAATGCGAGTCCGGTAGCAGTTCGGAACTCCACCATACTTCAATATTTCCATCAAACTGTTTTTTTGAGATTTTATTAT of the Candidatus Neomarinimicrobiota bacterium genome contains:
- a CDS encoding glycoside hydrolase family 30 beta sandwich domain-containing protein, with translation MMRTGLNTRVLLSTLLISLGALGDLKVYALSARQLADNKISKKQFDGNIEVWWSSELLPDSHSPVWYTNPPDPSEIRYKLDRQAELKWKKAVKPSGPVIRVNPDKTYQTVLGIGTSLEATTLYAIKKNRSEEEIREILKLLIDPDHGMGFNLFRITIGTSDFSDGRTVSTHPKGFYSYQDNSEAEFSIQPDIDLGIVDMLKLTADVAANLDPPQEIKFTAACWSPPGWMKTSGTLIGGTLKSGYEKHLAGYFRKFIEAYAAEGIPIYAITIQNEPNYLPKDYPGMMLTPEQEMAAVVAAYENFHSNLSDKDELQTKIWINDHNFEDWVNADYILTALEKMGKKHYVDATAFHNYTPFPASNMSKLHQKHPHTDIQLTEHSEWGVAGMRNIQQYFQNWSRSYMYWVTMTTKKLDEHNQGPYNRLGELSPTLLIEKNSFSPEWYVTPEYYLISQFSKFIRPGAIRINCDKGSDANVTFVAFKNLDNSIVLVGVNQTKKSRTFTVKYNEKMFSASLAAKCMGTYRWQE